From Grus americana isolate bGruAme1 chromosome 22, bGruAme1.mat, whole genome shotgun sequence, the proteins below share one genomic window:
- the MRC2 gene encoding C-type mannose receptor 2: MGRGSAGPRPLRAPLCCLLGLQLVLGAAHPDSKVFLIYNTGVQGCLETKDSLVRLAKGCNTSTPAQQWKWVSRNRLFNVGAMQCLGVSWHGANATAGQHPLATYECDRESVNMRWSCRGLGEQLSQHLGARPGNSSLDRGDQARGSQWRTYGTEEDLCSVPYSEIYTIQGNSHGKPCTIPFKYDNQWFHECTSTGREDGHLWCATTQDYGKDERWGFCPIKSNDCETFWDKDHLTNSCYQFNFQSTLSWREAWNSCEQQGANLLSITEIHEQTYINGLLTGYSSTLWIGLNDLDINGGWQWSDNSPLKYLNWESDQPDNPSEENCGVIRTESSGGWQNRDCGIALPYVCKKKPNATADPFLTDSWSEVKVDCEPSWQPFQSNCYRLVGEKKSWQEAKKTCLRSGGDLVSIHTLSELEFVTKQIKQDVEELWIGLNDLKLQMNFEWSDGTPVRFTYWHPFEPNNFRDSLEDCVTIWGPEGRWNDSPCNQTLPSICKKPGRVSQEKEEDDHGCRKGWKWHSPSCFWLGEDRVPYSDARKMCSDYGSTLVTITNRFEQAYVSSLIYGWDGEYFWTALQDINETGAFRWLSGDEVMYTHWNRDQPGYNKGGCVALATGSSMGLWEVKNCSTFKAKYICRQNLGTPVNPELPSPYPTPSLATTCPPGWSSDAKLRHCYKVFNFEKLQEKKTWIAAQEFCRELGAQLLSLGSYEEEHFVANTLNKIFGESEPELHEQHWFWIGLNRRDPAGDRSWRWSDGLGFFYHNFDRSNYDDDDIRTCAVLDLASLQWMPMQCEAQLDWICKLPKGADVKEPEITTQGSKEWVKYQEAEYKFFEHHSTWVQAQRICSWFQAELVSVHGEAELRFLGQNLKKFSRGQEQHWWIGLHTYENDGRFKWSDGSLLNFISWAPGKPRPINKDKKCVYMTASREDWGDQKCLTALPYICKRSNGTAAKPSLPPLPTPVSGGCPRGWFPFLSKCFSFNGRDKAEIVKWPEAKQACESQGAVLATIASPLEQAFITSMLPNISFDLWIGLHDAQREFQWVEGEPLRHVSWAPGEPSGCGASSPRDKPTNCVVVWHGSPPHFTGRWDDRSCLEEKHGYICQRSIDASLSPAQTLYPPSPAGTLFYHNSTYRILQKPLRWHEALLLCETLNATLATIPDPYSQAFLTQAISSLRAPLWIGLANNEGGRSYSWLMEENLFYTNWQDGEPQQVAGCSYMDVDGSWRTASCDTKLQGGICQLQAGAPRAHKWSYSGSCPKSLEDSSWIPFRDYCYTFHMEITLGQKDAMRRCQKVGGTVLSIQDEMENVFVWEHLQAYEGPSKGAWLGMTFNPKGGTLVWHDNTAVNYSNWGQHDTGPSMLSQNSCYWIQSSNGVWRLGSCTNVTMGVICKIPRVEESSFSRAALPENTTAIAVVVLSTLVLCAVLGVAIYLYKRRRSAERGAFESARYSRTTSNPSESAEKNILVSDMEMNEQQD, translated from the exons aTGGGGCGCGGCTCGGCGGGACCGCGGCCCCTCCGCGCCCCCCTCTGCTGCCTCCTCGGCCTCCAGCTGGTGCTCGGCGCTGCGCACCCAG ACTCCAAGGTCTTCCTCATCTACAACACGGGCGTGCAGGGCTGCCTGGAGACGAAGGACTCACTGGTGAGACTTGCCAAGGGCTGCAACACCAGcaccccagcccagcagtgGAAATGGGTCTCACGAAATCGCCTCTTCAACGTGGGGGCCATGCAGTGCCTAGGAGTGTCATGGCACGGGGCCAACGCCACAGCAGGGCAGCACCCCTTGGCCACCTACGAGTGCGACCGCGAGTCTGTCAACATGCGCTGGAGCTGCCGTGGCCTTGGGGAGCAGCTCTCGCAGCATCTTGGTGCCCGCCCAGGCAATTCCTCCCTGGACAGAGGGGACCAGGCGCGCGGCTCGCAGTGGAGGACGTACGGCACCGAGGAGGATCTGTGCTCCGTGCCATACTCTG AGATTTACACCATCCAGGGCAACTCCCATGGGAAGCCATGCACCATCCCCTTCAAGTATGACAACCAGTGGTTTCATGAGTGCACCAGCACAGGGCGGGAGGACGGCCATCTCTGGTGTGCCACCACCCAGGACTACGGCAAGGATGAGCGATGGGGCTTCTGCCCCATAAAGA GCAACGACTGCGAGACCTTTTGGGACAAGGACCACCTCACCAACAGCTGCTACCAGTTCAATTTCCAGTCGACGCTGTCATGGCGGGAGGCCTGGAATAGCTGCGAGCAGCAAGGAGCCAACCTGCTCAGCATCACTGAGATCCATGAGCAGACCTATATCAACG ggctgctgaCAGGGTACAGCTCCACGCTCTGGATTGGGCTCAACGACCTGGACATCAATGGAGGATGGCAGTGGTCAGACAACTCGCCCCTCAAGTACCTCAACTGGGAGAGTG ACCAGCCAGACAACCCCAGTGAGGAGAACTGCGGGGTGATCCGCACTGAGTCGTCCGGGGGGTGGCAGAACCGTGACTGTGGCATCGCCCTCCCCTACGTCTGCAAGAAGAAGCCCAATGCCACCGCCGACCCCTTCCTGACAG ACTCGTGGTCGGAGGTGAAGGTGGACTGTGAGCCCAGCTGGCAGCCCTTCCAGTCCAACTGCTACCGCCTGGTGGGAGAGAAGAAGAGCTGGCAGGAGGCAAAGAAGACCTGCCTGCGGAGCGGGGGGGACCTGGTCAGCATCCACACCCTCTCCGAGCTGGAGTTTGTCACCAAGCAGATCAAGCAAG ATGTGGAAGAGCTCTGGATTGGCCTAAATGACCTCAAGCTGCAGATGAACTTTGAGTGGTCGGATGGGACACCTGTGAGGTTCACCTACTGGCACCCCTTCGAGCCCAACAACTTCCGCGACAGCCTGGAAGACTGTGTGACTATCTGGGGACCG GAAGGGAGGTGGAACGACAGCCCATGCAACCAGACCCTGCCGTCCATCTGCAAAAAGCCCGGTCGGGTGAgccaagagaaggaggaggatgaCCACGGGTGCCGAAAG GGCTGGAAGTGGCACAGCCCCTCCTGCTTCTGGCTGGGCGAGGACCGTGTGCCCTACAGTGACGCCCGTAAGATGTGCTCCGACTACGGCTCCACGCTGGTCACCATCACTAACAG GTTCGAGCAGGCCTACGTCAGCAGCCTCATCTACGGCTGGGATGGGGAGTATTTTTGGACAGCACTGCAGGACATCAATGAGACAGGCGCTTTCCGCTGGCTGAGTGGTGACGAGGTCATGTACACCCACTGGAACCGTGACCAGCCCG GTTACAACAAGGGTGGCTGCGTGGCCCTGGCCACCGGCAGCTCAATGGGGCTGTGGgaggtgaagaactgcagcacCTTCAAGGCCAAGTACATCTGCCGGCAGAACCTGGGCACCCCGGTCAACCCTGAGCTGCCCAGTCCCTACCCCACGCCCAGCCTTGCCACCACCTGCCCCCCAGGATGGAGCTCCGATGCCAAGCTCCGTCACTGCTACAAG GTGTTCAACTTTGAAAAATTGCAAGAGAAGAAGACGTGGATTGCAGCTCAGGAGTTTTGCCGGGAGCTGGGGGCCCAGCTGCTCAGCTTGGGCAGTTACGAGGAGGAGCATTTTGTCGCCAACACCCTCAACAAGATTTTCGG GGAGTCGGAGCCGGAACTCCACGAGCAGCACTGGTTCTGGATCGGCCTGAACCGGCGGGACCCTGCAGGGGACAGGAGCTGGAGATGGAGCGACGGGCTGGGG TTTTTCTACCACAACTTTGACCGCAGTAACTACGATGATGACGACATCCGGACCTGCGCGGTGCTGGACCTGGCCTCCCTGCAGTGGATGCCAATGCAGTGCGAAGCCCAGCTGGACTGGATCTGCAAACTACCTAAAG GGGCTGATGTGAAGGAGCCGGAGATCACGACCCAAG gcagcaaagagTGGGTGAAGTACCAGGAGGCTGAGTACAAGTTCTTCGAGCACCACTCAACATGGGTGCAGGCTCAGCGCATCTGCAGCTGGTTCCAGGCGGAACTGGTGTCAGTGCATGGCGAGGCTGAGCTGCGCTTCCTGGGCCAGAACCTGAAGAAG TTCTCCAGGGGCCAGGAGCAACACTGGTGGATCGGGCTGCACACCTACGAGAACGACGGGAGGTTCAA GTGGTCTGACGGGTCCCTCCTCAACTTCATCTCCTGGGCACCAGGCAAGCCCCGGCCCATCAACAAGGACAAGAAGTGTGTGTACATGACGGCTAGCAGAG AGGACTGGGGTGACCAGAAGTGCCTAACAGCACTGCCCTACATCTGCAAGCGGAGCAATGGGACGGCCGCAAAGCCTTCCCTCCCACCGCTGCCCACTCCTGTGAGCGGAGGCTGTCCCCGTGGCTGGTTTCCCTTCCTCAGCAAG TGTTTCAGCTTCAATGGCCGCGACAAAGCCGAGATAGTGAAGTGGCCAGAGGCGAAGCAGGCGTGTGAGAGCCAGGGCGCCGTCCTGGCCACCATCGCCAGCCCCCTGGAGCAGG CTTTCATCACATCCATGCTGCCCAACATCTCCTTTGACCTCTGGATTGGCCTCCATGACGCCCAGAGGGAGTTCCAGTGGGTGGAGGGCGAGCCGCTGCGGCACGTGAGCTGGGCGCCCGGAGAGCCCTCGGGCTGCGGCGCCTCCAGCCCCCGCGACAAGCCG ACCAACTGCGTGGTGGTGTGGCATGGCTCGCCCCCCCACTTCACGGGGCGCTGGGATGACCggagctgcctggaggagaagCACGGCTACATCTGCCAGCGGAGCATAG ACGCGTCCCTGAGCCCCGCACAGACGCTGTACCCCCCCTCGCCCGCTGGCACCCTCTTTTACCACAACAGCACTTACCGCATCCTGCAGAAACCCCTTAGGTGGCATGAGGCGCTGCTGCTCTGCGAGACCCTCAACGCCACCCTGGCCACCATCCCCGACCCCTACAGCCAGGCTTTCCTCACTCAGGCCATCAGCAGCCTGCGGGCTCCGCTCTGGATCGGGTTGGCCAACAACGAG GGAGGCCGGAGCTACTCATGGCTGATGGAGGAGAACCTCTTCTACACCAACTGGCAGGACGGGGAGCCGCAGCAGGTTGCCGGCTGCTCCTACATGGATGTGGATGGTAGCTGGCGCACGGCCAGCTGCGACACCAAGCTGCAGGGGGGCATCTGCCAGCTCCAAGCAG GTGCCCCTCGCGCACACAAGTGGAGCTACAGCGGCAGTTGCCCCAAGTCGCTGGAGGACTCATCCTGGATCCCCTTCCGGGACTACTGCTACACCTTCCACATGGAGATCACCCTGGGGCAGAAAGACGCCATGAGGAGATGCCAGAAAG TTGGTGGTACAGTGTTGTCTATCCAGGATGAGATGGAAAATGTCTTTGTGTGGGAGCATCTCCAGGCATACGAGGGCCCGTCCAAAGGTGCCTGGCTGGGCATGACCTTCAACCCCAAAG GTGGCACCTTGGTTTGGCATGACAACACTGCTGTGAACTACTCCAACTGGGGCCAGCATGACACGGGGCCCAGCATGCTCAGCCAGAACAGCTGCTACTGGATCCAGAGCAGCAATGGCGTGTGGCGCCTGGGCTCCTGCACCAATGTCACTATGGGGGTCATCTGCAAGATCCCCCGAG TGGAGGAGAGCAGCTTTTCCAGGGCAG ctctgccagagaACACAACAGCCATCGCAGTGGTGGTGCTGTCAACACTGGTGCTGTGTGCCGTGCTGGGCGTCGCCATCTACCTGTACAAGCGTCGGCGGAGTGCGGAGCGGGGCGCCTTCGAGAGTGCCCGCTACAGTCGCACCACCTCCAACCCCAGTGAATCTGCTGAGAAGAACATCCTGGTGTCGGACATGGAGATGAACGAGCAGCAAGACTAA